Proteins from a genomic interval of Quercus robur chromosome 9, dhQueRobu3.1, whole genome shotgun sequence:
- the LOC126698159 gene encoding uncharacterized protein LOC126698159: MPGSSQPSTNMIESEDLAWERFQTAVKDEDINMCYNMGLKEFEHSGVHDLFKAMSKFIAASRQATELDKTRALLETRIQEVNADCKKWAGFAEKAKDEVKERNKLIEELRTDALEKETRIDHLQKMNNELNARLSKAREDAVAEFKSSKEYTDTLDRNYAAGFEDFRMDAVENFPEVDFSAIKLNLAAATSSLLQTGSDDVNVEDDASTQPPQDEPAENAPPS, from the exons ATGCCTGGCTCGTCCCAGCCTTCTACGAACATGATTGAGAGCGAAGATCTGGCTTGGGAACGTTTCCAAACAGCCGTCAAGGACGAGGATATAAACATGTGCTATAACATGGGCTTGAAGGAATTTGAACATTCAGGCGTCCATGACCTCTTCAAG GCCATGTCAAAGTTCATAGCAGCGTCTAGACAGGCAACGGAGCTGGACAAGACGAGAGCCTTGTTGGAGACAAGGATTCAGGAGGTGAACGCTGACTGTAAGAAATGGGCTGGGTTTGCTGAAAAAGCTAAGGACGAGGTCAAAGAGCGTAACAAGTTGATTGAGGAGCTAAGGACggatgcattggagaaggaAACGCGCATTGATCACTTACAAAAGATGAACAATGAGTTGAATGCTCGTCTTTCCAAGGCAAGAGAGGACGCTGTGGCTGAGTTCAAGTCGTCCAAAGAGTATACAGACACTTTGGATCGCAATTATGCAGCTGGTTTTGAAGATTTCAGAATGGACGCTGTTGAAAACTTCCCTGAAGTTGACTTCAGCGCAATCAAGCTTAACCTTGCTGCTGCCACAAGCTCTCTCCTCCAGACCGGCTCTGATGACGTCAACGTGGAAGACGACGCCAGTACTCAACCTCCTCAGGACGAGCCTGCTGAGAATGCTCCCCCTTCTTAG
- the LOC126698157 gene encoding beta-galactosidase 16 → MWPSLIAKAKAGGLDVIQTLVFWNLHEPQFDQFDFSGRRDIVRFIKEVQAQGLYVSLRIGPFIQGEWAYGGLPIWLRDVPDIVFRSDNEPFKYHMWRFTTKIVRMMKSEKLFASQGGPIILSQIENEYQLVEAGFGEKGPPYVKWAAAMAVGLQTGVPWVMCKQSDAPDPVINACNGRRCGQTFVGPNSPNKPAIWTENWTSFYQVYGGEPDMRSAEDIAYQAALFVAKKGSYVNYYMYHGGTNFGRTASKYVLTSYYDQAPLDEYGLIRQPKWGHLKELHAAIKLCLKPLLTGVHSTFHLGQLQEAYVFKGNSEECAAFLVNNDNERNATVHYENSTYELPPESVSILPDCKIVAFNTAKVGTEYTTRSMKADQNLDSPDKWEEYKESIPNFDKTSWRANTLLEQMNATKDKSDYLWYTFRFQHESLDTGFVLKVNSLAHVLHAFVNGKFIGSAHGSHSSLFFALEKNVSLINGTNHVSLLSVMAGLPGSGSFLERRVTGLRRVRILNKNDVEDFTNYTWGYQVGLSGEKLNIYTEQGSSNIQWRRFGNSNHQRLTWYKTQFDAPKGNDPVALNLGSMGKGEAWVNGQSIGRYWVSFLTPEGSPSQTWYNVPRSFLNPKGNLLVLLEEENGNPLGISVDTVSITRVCGRVTSSYPPPVISWVGQNQTRSKHKKKHGRRPKVQLRCPQRRKISKILFASFGTPFGGDCENYGFGRCHSSNSRTVVEKACIGRRTCSIPLSSKYFGGDPCPGIPKALLIDAICE, encoded by the exons ATGTGGCCATCTTTAATAGCTAAGGCCAAAGCAGGAGGACTAGACGTCATCCAGACCCTTGTGTTTTGGAACCTTCACGAGCCCCAGTTTgatcag tttgaTTTCAGTGGAAGACGTGACATAGTAAGGTTCATTAAGGAAGTCCAAGCACAAGGCTTATATGTGTCCCTTAGGATTGGACCTTTCATTCAGGGTGAATGGGCTTATGG GGGTCTACCAATTTGGCTGCGTGATGTACCTGATATTGTTTTTCGATCTGACAATGAACCATTCAAG TATCACATGTGGAGGTTTACAACCAAGATAGTAAGGATGATGAAATCAGAAAAGTTATTTGCTTCACAAGGAGGGCCAATTATTCTATCACAG ATTGAAAACGAGTATCAATTAGTAGAAGCAGGTTTTGGTGAGAAAGGTCCACCTTATGTTAAGTGGGCTGCAGCTATGGCTGTGGGGCTTCAAACTGGTGTGCCTTGGGTGATGTGTAAGCAAAGTGATGCTCCTGATCCTGTG ATCAATGCGTGCAATGGGAGAAGATGTGGACAAACATTTGTAGGGCCCAACTCGCCAAATAAGCCAGCAATATGGACAGAGAATTGGACAAGTTT TTATCAAGTGTACGGTGGAGAGCCAGACATGAGATCAGCAGAAGACATAGCGTATCAGGCTGCATTGTTCGTTGCAAAGAAAGGAAGTTATGTCAATTACTATATG TATCATGGAGGAACCAATTTTGGAAGAACAGCCTCTAAATATGTATTGACAAGTTATTATGATCAAGCCCCTCTCGATGAGTATG GTTTGATTAGGCAACCAAAATGGGGTCATCTTAAGGAATTACATGCTGCTATAAAGCTGTGCTTAAAGCCTCTACTTACTGGAGTACATAGTACTTTCCATTTGGGTCAACTACAAGAA GCCTATGTCTTTAAAGGAAATTCAGAAGAATGTGCTGCCTTTCTTGTAAACAATGACAATGAAAGAAATGCTACTGTGCACTATGAGAATTCAACATATGAATTGCCTCCAGAGTCAGTTAGCATCCTACCGGACTGCAAGATTGTAGCCTTCAACACTGCAAAG GTAGGGACAGAATATACGACAAGATCAATGAAAGCAGACCAGAATCTTGACTCACCTGATAAATGGGAAGAATATAAAGAATCCATCCCCAACTTTGACAAGACTTCATGGAGAGCAAACACGTTACTAGAGCAGATGAATGCAACAAAAGATAAATCTGATTATCTTTGGTACACTTTCAG GTTTCAGCATGAATCCCTTGACACTGGATTTGTACTTAAAGTGAATTCCCTTGCACATGTTTTGCATGCATTTGTGAATGGAAAATTTATAG GATCTGCACACGGAAGTCATTCCAGTTTATTTTTTGCCCTGGAGAAAAATGTTTCTTTGATTAATGGGACAAACCATGTCTCTTTACTTAGTGTCATGGCTGGATTACCG GGCTCAGGATCATTTCTTGAGAGAAGAGTTACTGGGTTACGTAGAGTAAGGAtactaaacaaaaatgatgTCGAAGATTTCACAAACTATACATGGGGATACCAG GTTGGGCTGTCAGGagagaaattaaatatttacacAGAACAAGGGTCAAGTAATATTCAATGGAGAAGGTTTGGAAACTCTAATCATCAGAGACTCACATGGTACAAG ACTCAATTTGATGCACCCAAAGGAAATGACCCTGTTGCATTAAACCTTGGTTCTATGGGAAAAGGGGAAGCTTGGGTTAATGGACAAAGTATTGGGCGATATTGGGTCTCATTTCTTACCCCAGAAGGGAGTCCTTCACAAACATG GTACAATGTACCTCGATCCTTCCTCAACCCTAAAGGAAACCTATTAGTTCTATTGGAAGAAGAAAATGGGAATCCTCTTGGTATTTCTGTGGACACAGTTTCAATAACAAGAGTATGTGGGAGAGTGACTAGTTCATATCCACCCCCAGTGATTTCATGGGTGGGTCAAAACCAAACTAGATCCAAGCATAAAAAGAAACATGGCAGAAGACCTAAAGTACAGCTTCGTTGTCCTCAAAGAAGGAAGATTTCCAAGATCTTATTTGCAAGTTTTGGGACCCCTTTTGGTGGTGATTGTGAAAACTATGGGTTTGGAAGATGTCATTCTTCTAATTCCAGAACCGTCGTAGAAAAG GCCTGTATTGGAAGGAGGACATGTTCCATCCCCTTATCAAGTAAATATTTTGGTGGTGACCCATGTCCAGGCATCCCAAAGGCACTCTTGATTGATGCGATATGTGAATGA